TCTAGTGCTGGACGTCAGCAGCCTGGAAAGGTCAATTCATCAGTAGGAGGAGCTACAGCCAATTCCATTCTGAAGCCCTCTATAGTTCAACAGAGAGCTACACCTCCTGGAACTGGAACCATTATGAGTTCCTCTCCAAGTCCTCTATCCATGGGCCCACCCATTTTATCTCAACAACAACCTCCTGTGAATTCTCAGAGCCAACCTCCTGTGAATTCCCATAGCCAACCTCCGACACTTCAACCCATGCTAACGGTGGCTTCTGGAGGAGTTTCTACTACACGAACTCAACTGCACAGTCAGTATCCATCCCTCATTACCTCAGCCCCTTCTCCCTCATCAGGAGCTAGTGCTACTGTCCTTGTATCCACGTCGAGCAGTACTTTAACATCAACCAAGGTTCTTTCCACTTCATCCACCGCTTCCAAAAGCAAAACTTTATCGGGGAACAATAACAGCCTCATCAAGGCTAAACCTCCCACCTCTACTCCCCCTCCAGTTAGTTCTTCTTTAAACTCATCAACAACCAATGGAGTGACTGAAAGTGGATCCGTCAACAATGGAACTAGTGGCGGCCGTGATACTCCCAAAGCCTTTGTCAAACCCAATGTTTTAACGCATGTCATTGATGGTCATATTATCCAAGAGTCCTCTCAACCCTTTCCTCTGGAGGCCGGAGATGATAAAGGTAGGTCATGAaggaaatattcttttaatacataataacagTGTGTTCAGATTGTATTGATAATAACATTATGCTGCGCCCCCTCCTCTCCTAAGTTGGGGTGTTTTGGGGGTTCATGGGCTTTGTTTCCCTAGCAgtatttattatactatataaCCAATGATACTTACTCGTTCAAAGTACTCAAGGTTGCGTGGTATCTCCCTCTTCTTCAAGAAAGGGAAAGTGAACCAACAAATgttgtatatttctatttgaaaaagAGAGGGAGAGGAAGAAAGAAGTCTCTTTTAAAGACTTCTTTTTTCGCCCTATTCAATGTTAAATTACATATCTTTTCATTATTCGATAGAGGGAAAGAagtccttttatatttaattatatgtatatatttgatggaAAGAAGGAAACATCCGGTGGTGGTATAgataatagtattattaatacAAGGGAGTCAGTATAATGATGACATTTGAAGGGgggaaaagagagagagagagagaaaaggtaGAACAACGGCAGCTGAGCTTATTTTGTGCTAAATCCTTCTCATTAAATGTAAGATAATGCTAATGTTCAACTCAGTTGTACAGACAGATGCATCAAATCAAACGTTAGGAGGAAGGATCTTCTCATTGGATTTTACAGAATAATTGTATGGTAAGTAACGCGTACGCGCTCACTCCTTAGGCGCGCCTGTAATTGAGAGAAGGAGAGGAGAATTACTATAATCTGGCAGTCTGTACAACCATATAAACTCCTCCTGCTTTGTTCTTCTCtcctaatattttttctgtattttacttaaataatgcTCTTCTCTCATTGGATAGCGCATTCTCTTCTTATCTTGATCATATAAGTTCCCTcccacttttttaaaattattaatatgttgttcctttcaaatattacaatatgtAGAATGTACGCGCCTTGAGGGATTATAGAGTAGACTCTACGGGGCTGAGTGTGTCTACGTAGACACGTTcaatgtagaaaatatataaataaaaatgtgggTCTTCATGTAGAGGAAGAAATAGAGAGGGAGAGAGCgagtttcaaatttatttatcacgCTTATATGGAGTGTCGTCGTCATGGTTCCATGACAAACATTCTTCTCTCTATTTACACATTAATGACATGATAAGATGGATTTGTTTCTAATAAGAGGCATGACATTGATAATATTAAcgaggtgactatatataaggtgtgtcgataagagatttctttgcttttgtttactggttattttgatgacgtcacagaggAGGGAATTTAGAAGTTAATTcgataaaacaaattgtatgaatacataatttagtattttattttctcatctgACAATAttattagtgtaaatttttaccctcCGACACTTAcgatactaaaattatttttaaaaaaaattaaaagttgtaatGAAAAATCTGTCAGagcataaattttcaaataaatatacaaaaataataaatttctgaTGGATTTGTACTGGTTACCACAGCACAAGTACGCCTAGTACTTTTAGAAGAAGACATAATTCCTGGAATAATATGAGTTAACACTTAAAACTAGTCAATAAGAATGAACTTTGCTCCGTTGTGACGTGATGAAAAAAGTTGTTTGCTAACGTCAACCAGACTGAGTTGCAAGTTTCTTATCGACCcaccttatatatagtcacattataacataataataatgggAATGAAAGTTTGTCAaaaactctttttcttttccctttTCATACTTAAAGTAACTAAGGGGAGTGATGATGAAAAATGTACTACAACTACTCATGTTAGATGGATAGATAGAAATAGAGGGGGAGAAAGACTAAGTTAATATCATCGAATTAAAccccttatttatttatttttaataataagtactttagataaataaatcaaaagatcTTCCATTTCGTCATTCCTTCCTCTATAAGTTCAGTCTTTTCCTCTCCTTCTTGCCTGCATTAATGAAATTCCTTTTACTAGCTACTATTAAAAGAGGGGACAAAGTCTCTTACAAATCTTAATACAAACACAAACCATTTCCAGATGTTTTCCTtcacagaagaaaaaaaagtttttctcctaaacaaatatatgtacatagataatgGAAAGAAAGACtgaataattttaacatattcctttttttttatatcttccaGCTCAAAATCCCGGAGGTGTACCCAAAAAGGAGTCTTTGACGGAAGAGTCCTTCTCCCACAAACATAACTCTTCTTCAAACAGTATTAGCTCCCCCGCTACCACTGGCACATGCGTTGTTTCTCTGAGTGTCTCTTCTGGGAGCAGTAGTACTCCTATTATGACCACCACCACCGCCACCACCACATCTACAAAATCAAGTACTTCCTCGACCAACTCCTCAGTGACTACAGGAACCACCACGCATGCCGAGAAAAAGCGTGGTCCTGGTCGACCGTCCGGTAGTACGCGTCAAAACATTGATAATCAACGCAACCCTGGCTCTGGGAACAATCAGAGTAGTAAAGGTATGTTGAAATATAGTTATTGTATCTTGAATCATTCTTAAtcattgatttgtttttgtagGAAATAGTCACCACATCAAAGATGGGAGTGGTCCACCCAGTGAAAAACGCAGAAAACTCACAGATGATCCAATCATCAAACCCCTACCTCTATCTACCTCAAACTCCGTTTTTGGAAAGAACGGAAATCCCCTCAAATGGTCTGTTCAACAAGTCTGTGATTTCGTCAAGAGCCTCCACGGCTGTGCTGAGTACGTGGAAGACTTTATGCTCCAAGAAATTGATGGCCAGGCTCTCATGCTCCTAAAAACAGAGCATCTCATGGCTGCCATGAGTATTAAACTCGGTCCTGCTCTTAAAATTTGCTCTGCCATTAACGAAATGCGTGAGGAGGTCAAACAGAACTGACGACGGTGTTCCACTACAAAAAGAGTTACCTTTAAGCTGGGATCCACAACCGTGGGTCAAGCGGATCTCGTCGAAGAATCTAAAAAGGATCATTATTATATCAAGGATGCTGCTGCTCGTCAACGTTGATGattcataaataatgattatccACTTACTCTAGAACGTTCATTATTGTGTTCACACATTAAACCTTAGTCATTCATTCATTGGTAGACCTGAGAGTGGAGGATTcctcatatatattattcaaaacataTTCTCCTACTCGTCTCTCCTTTTTGTTTGTGAAATCTTTATGTTGCATagatttataatacatatatatatatctcgtATGTTGTACATACGAGTGTATTTATGTagtttttgttaattctttGATTTATTGTGTATATTATTTGAGTCCCTCACATTatcaagtatttattaataatcgtTGGACGTCGTTCCCTTCTCCCTACTATTTTGTCCCCATGTAGAGAAGTACATTGCAATATACTATTCAATGGTGATTCCTCTTTACAACAACTTATAATAATAGCAATGTTATTGCTCAATTTCTTTCTTATAGTTAATTAAACATGTTATactcaaaagaaatattttatatactatacatataatataacaaagacTGAAGAAATTGCACGTCGTATTTCATCTAATAGTAGTAATTTAGAATAAAGTGTACGGTTTCATTCTCGAATTTCCTTAACAAAACTAAAGTGATAAAGTGTGTATTGAGAGTATGGAGAGgctcaaatattttatactgaGCTATATAAGTGCCGTGAATGTTCTGAAGAGAAGAAGTGCTTATTTTGTTGAAGGTggagatttgaaaaaaaaaaaaaatctgaaaaatgtaattttttctgagCAACTGTGGatcataaaaccaaaaaatatatgtatatatataatcctgtgaacACTCCtgttatatcaataatttaaaatattagtttccaGACCCCTTTGGACTCCAATTTGAGTTCTTCAAATTGCAAACTTTTCAGCTCCATTCTGAAGGAAGTcttccttgaaatatttaaagaggGAGTAATCCCCAAAGTTATCAATTTACGtaacctttcatacgaaaagaaacagaaaatgcCCCAAAATCAATTGTTAGTCGTTAGCCAATATctctaaattatataaatattattcaatcatttttgagaaggatttaacaagaactaattctaattcaaccaatcaacattcagaagaCTGATTGgggaaaaggaagaagaaacatCCAcaactgataacaaaatacaatgtacattaattgttttaagaatttttagGAACTGTACTTGATCTACCCAATGCATCATATTTAAGTTAACACTTAAAACTCACAGATCAGGTTTAGACAGGAATTTTTACAAGTCATATGTTGtgttttattctaataatcaattttaattgttattatttagaaataatggTTGCTTTTTCAAAGTCGACAAAATGAATGCCGAAAGAATTCTTGTGCTGGAGCTTCAGCTGATGTTATTTCCGagttatttctattatttaccATATAACTATTTGTTGGtaatcaaagtaaaaatagaGTGATTTTAATGTCTGTCTTACCAAAAGTgattagaaaaacaaatttgcaAATGAACTTATCAAATTTACTCCAATTATGAATAAATGGATATTCATGATTAATGTAAGATAATACTTAATACACTTGTTATTTgggtattatttaataaataaaaacttttgcttctagataaaagtattcaaaatattactcaaatcaaatatatttatgatgtccTTTTATAAATGAACAACTTTGGTTATAATTAACTTATTGACGATGGTttagtaagaaaaaattatagaaatttattaatccaagaactgaaaataaattaatagataacGACTAAATGGAAAAATTACCTTGTATAAGGTATAATTGATGGACTTGTTAGTGTTTTGTTTGGTTCAGAAATCATTTAGTATGTacatcttcaaatattgaaaataaattggcaTGGCTTTTCTAAAcaatccaaaataattattttatatgtgtacCAGCATATAACTTAAAATGAATTAGagtttttgtaaacttttttccgttaaaatgtttaaaaaggaGAATTTGTCGAAAACTGAAAGTTAATAATTGgataatggaaaatattgttgaaaattgacaaattaatcttaactaaataaaacatatattcagtagcaataatttataaagttgtaAAGTAGATTGCTTAGAGACAAATGTGacttcttgtaatttttttttttttcataataaatatttagaaagtaaattatgaaaataaaaaagatcaagagTCGaagatttaatatattcatattaaattatatctaatgAAAAAGGGGAAACTCACTGGTTTACAAGTCACCCGAAGAAGACATGTTCATggtcaatataaaataataataattaaccaacaaatttaaatgtattagttCAAAACCCTTTGCTAATGactgtttattataaataattatctcataaata
The genomic region above belongs to Lepeophtheirus salmonis chromosome 8, UVic_Lsal_1.4, whole genome shotgun sequence and contains:
- the LOC121122494 gene encoding uncharacterized protein, which encodes MKMSGNSVKAGEGSASQITYSQQTGFPTIAPAPQQTTLGQGHQGIMSTHQGQFQVISSPPYGTSGAAQNAASATTQYIPQYATYNQQGQLVISPSNFPASAYGQHQIFLTAAPGMQQAQQTQQQAVQQQQVQQQQAAQHQQQQSNHQGGSAKGLLTTTQGNKQSATLVPISQHQGYTLTHNGLVQSNSPGQPTFMFANTSPLMTASQPGLFTSLSSNEAKNDSSKQGQSGLTQQNTAGATTAQAHQGSFIMHNGIAYMNPQHQQAILSSNGQIILRAPTSHETTQQPIMFSPSALTQQSHIQSPGATNQQQGQQQAGQQLSLAPPTLQPMSLSATNTAGTIRHVTTNSNNVSSQSGAPPGKTAISRALPTILPTTNVRPTYTLPQIPVSQASLQVNQQQQSSPKSKNKFSPRGGMGSSAGRQQPGKVNSSVGGATANSILKPSIVQQRATPPGTGTIMSSSPSPLSMGPPILSQQQPPVNSQSQPPVNSHSQPPTLQPMLTVASGGVSTTRTQLHSQYPSLITSAPSPSSGASATVLVSTSSSTLTSTKVLSTSSTASKSKTLSGNNNSLIKAKPPTSTPPPVSSSLNSSTTNGVTESGSVNNGTSGGRDTPKAFVKPNVLTHVIDGHIIQESSQPFPLEAGDDKAQNPGGVPKKESLTEESFSHKHNSSSNSISSPATTGTCVVSLSVSSGSSSTPIMTTTTATTTSTKSSTSSTNSSVTTGTTTHAEKKRGPGRPSGSTRQNIDNQRNPGSGNNQSSKGNSHHIKDGSGPPSEKRRKLTDDPIIKPLPLSTSNSVFGKNGNPLKWSVQQVCDFVKSLHGCAEYVEDFMLQEIDGQALMLLKTEHLMAAMSIKLGPALKICSAINEMREEVKQN